Below is a window of Mycobacterium dioxanotrophicus DNA.
CGCCACCCCGTGCTTGCGGCAGATCTGTTCGAGATCAGCGGCTTTCGCCATGATCTCGGCCGGTGCCGGACCGTAGTTGAACCGGGCTCCGCAGACGGGCCCGGTGGCCAGCACCCCGCTGTTGTAGACACCACCCAGCACGATGCCGATGCCGCGTTCGGCGCACAGCGGGAACAGCGTGTCGAGGGGTTCCTGCTCCAGCAGCGTGTACCTGCCTGCGAGCAGGCAGATGTCGACATCGGTGGCCTTGACGGCCTCGACCATCACATCGGTCTCGTTGACCCCGAATCCGATGGCCCGCACCACGCCCTGATCACGCAGCGACTCCAGCGCCGGGAAGGCGCTCACCACGGCCTGCCGGAACAATTCGGGCTGGGCCGCACCGTGGGTGTAGTGATCGCAGTCGTGGATGAACAGCATGTCGAACCGGTCGGTGAGCATCCGTTGCATGCTCTGTTCGACCGCCCGCATGACGCCGTCATAGCTGTAGTCGAATTCCGCCACGAACGGCGGGATTTCGAGGTACTGGCCGTTGCTGGTCGGCGCATCGATCTCCGGTCGCAGTACCCGGCCCACCTTGGTGGACAGCACGGTATCGGTGCGGTCGCGGTCACGTAGCGCATGCCCGAGCCGGTATTCACTGAGCCCGTTGCCGTATCCGGGTGCGGTGTCGAAATACCGCATGCCCTGGTCCCAGGCCAGATCCACGAGCTCACGAGCCTCGGCGTCGGTGAACACCCCGTTGAAGTTCCCGATCGGCGCGCCGCCATAGCCGATCGCGGTGAACTCCAGGCCCGACCGTTCGTGTACGCGGGTATCCGACAGCTTCATGACAACCTCGCCTTCCGGGGCCCGGACGGTACCGGACCTTTGCCTCCGACGGTACGGTCGCCGCCTGCCGCAGAGGCGACACAATGTGCGAAATTCTTTGTCCACCAACTGCACAACGGTGACTATCGATCGAGGCCGCACTCAGGACAGCGTGCTACCGCCGTCGACGGTGAGCACCACGCCGGTGCCGAACTCCTGCTCCATGAGGTAGACATAGGCCCGCGCGGTATCCCCTACCTCACCGATGCGCCCCACGGGCAATTGACTGGCGAATTGCTCATATACGGCCTGCCGGTCGGCCTCACTCAACGTATCCCACAATGGCGTCCGAATAGGCCCCGGCGCAACGGTATTCACGCGCAGTGGAGCGAGCTCAAGGGCCAGTGCCCGGGTCATCGCGTTGACCGCACCGCAGACACCGGTGGGCAGCACGCCGAGTCCCGGCCGTTCGGCCGCGGTGCCGCTGGTGAGTGTGATCGACCCTCCCGGAGTGATCTGTGGCGCGAAAACCCTGATCGCAGTGAGGGCCCCGACGAAGCGGACGAGCATGAAGTTATTGATCGCCTCCGTCGTGAGGGCGCTGAGCGGAGCGAGTTCGAGGGTGTCCCCAGCGGTGTACACCAGATGCTCGATCGCGCCGACCTCCTCGGCCAGCTGGTCCAGAGCGGTCGTGTCGGTGAGGTCGACGGTCATGCCGCGGGCGCTGTCGGGCAACGTGGACAGCGCGTGATCCACGCTCGATTGCCGCCGCGAGGCCACGATCGGGATGCCGCCGCGGTCGGCGACAGCCGTCGCGACGCCCAACCCGATACCGGAGGTGCCGCCGATGATGAGGACGCGTGCGTTCTTGAGGCTCATGGCACCACCGTCCGCGCCGGCCGCGCCCGCGTCCAAGACTCTTTTCGTCGCGTATCGATACCCTTGGGGTATGACGGGGCCGGACCTGGACATCCGCAAGCTGCGTTACTTCGTCGCGGTCGCCGAGGATCTCAACTTCGGCCGCGCGGCGCGGCGTCTGCACATCGCCCAACCGGTCTTGTCCCGTCAAATCCGGGCATTCGAAACCGAACTCGGAGTCCAGCTGTTCATTCGGAGTTCGCGCGGCACCCAGCTCACCGCCGCGGGTACGCAGCTGCTCATCGACGCGAAACACCTCCTCGACGAGATAGCCGCAGTGCAGCAACGGTTGCGGGCGGCCACACCCACCACCACGATCACCGTCGGGGTTTTGCCGGGTATACGGGCCACCGCGGCGGCGGCCGCCTTCGAAGCCGCCGGCCTGAACCGCCGAGCCGTGGTGCGTCAGGTCAACCTGCTTGAGCAGGTCGAGGTGGTCCGCAACGGCGAGGTCGACGTGGTCTACGCACGCGAACCGTTCGATCACGACGGGTTGGCAACCGCGGCGCTACTCTCCGAACCTTTCGACGCGGTGCTGCCCGCCGACGATCCCCTGGCCGCGAAGCCATCGGTGCGGTTGGCCGAACTGAGCACGCGGCTGCTACTCCATGACCCCACGGTGCTGCCGGAGTGGACCTCGCTGGTCGCTCCCGAGCAGCGATGGGCACCACCGCGCAACAGGGTTCGCAGCGTGGAGGACAAGCTTGAACACGTCGCCGCGCGCGAAGGGTTCGTCGTCCTCCCGCGCTCGACGACGGCCTACTACCGCCGCCCCGACATCCGCGTGGTGCCGATCGAGGACCTCGGCCCCAGCGAAGTGACGCTGATATGGAATGCTTTGGTGGACAATCCGATTAGAGACGAGTTCATCGCGGCCGCACTGGCCTGTCGCGACGACACCATCTAACCGCCCGCCTGGACGTCTCCCTACTTTTAGACTCGGTTGGCCGGCGACGCGATCGAGATACGGGGTGGGCAATTTGGACGGGCAGGCGGGCAGCTGGCTGCGCAGTACGTTGACCGGGTGGCAAAAGCCCACGTTGCGCCCCGTCGACAACAGCGGCGAAGGCGCGGAAGGCCTGGTGGGTTTCGTCCTGGCAGCGGCGATGGTCGGCGCGCTGACCGGTCTGGCTGCCGCCAGCTTCCGGCTGCTTCTGGACCAGGCGGCCAAGTGGCGTGAGTCGCTGTCCGGCTGGGCGAACGGGACCTGGTGGGGCCTGATCGTCGTGGTGCTCATCTGCGCGGTGTGCACGGCGGTCGCGGCGTCATTGGTGGCCCGCGTCGAGCCCAATGCCGAAGGTAGCGGCATACCCCGCGTCGAGGCGGTCGTCGAGGGCCGCGCCCAGCCCGGCCGCTTCCGGATCCTGCCGATCAAGTACGTCGGTGGCCTGCTGTCACTCGGATCCGGCTTGGCGCTCGGGCGCGAAGGCCCATCCGTGCAGATGGGCGGTTCGATCGCAGTCATCGTCGCCTCCGTGACGCGCCGGTCTCAGGCTGATCTGAGAATCCTGGCGGCAGGCGGTGCAGCTGCCGGCCTGGCAACGGCTTTCAACGCGCCCATCGCCGGTGGCGTGTTCGTGTTGGAGGAACTCGTCAAGCGCTTTGACCCTCGAACCACTCTCGCCACCCTGGTGGCCTCGGCGTCGGGGTTCATGGTGGCCTATCCCCTCGTCCATTCCGGCACCGATTTCCACATGCCGCAGCTGGCCGAACCGCGCCTGGGAGACGCCGGCTGGGTGGTGGTGGCCGGGGTCGTCACCGGTGTTCTGGCCGTGCTGTACAACAAGGCCATCATGTTCGGTCTGCACAAGACCGACACCAGCCGATGGCCGGTGGAAGCGCGCGCCGCCGTCATCGGCGGGAGCGTGGGAATTCTGGTGTGGTGTGCGCCAGACCTTGCCGGCGGCGGCGACAACCTCACTCAGCAAGCACTTCTGGGACACGGCACGACCTGGGTTCTCATCGGAGTGCTGGCGTTGAGGTTCCTCCTCGGTGTCGCCTCCTATGCGGCCGGGACGCCGGGCGGCCTGTTCGCGCCGATGCTCGTGCTCGGGGCCGACACCGGGCTCATCGTCGCACTCGTTGCCGCTCACTTCATGCCGCATGCCGCGCCCGATCCAGCGGCACTCGCCCTGATCGGCATGGCAGCGTTCTTCACCGCCAGCGTGCATGCCCCGGTTACCGGACTCATCCTTGCCACCGAGCTCACCGGCGTGACCAATCAACTGCCACCGATGCTCGGTGCGTGCGCCACCGCACTCCTGGTCGCCATGGTCCTCCGGTCGCAGCCCATCTATGGTCTGCTCGCCGACCGGGCTGCCACGCGCACCTGAGTTGGTGTGTCGGCCTGTTCGAGTCGTTGCCTCACGTGAGCGTGCGCGCTTGTTGACTGGGACTCGGGCATGCCCAGCACCGTCCAACAGACCGTCAGCGCCGCGATCACCTCCGGGCCGTACTTCACCGGCCGCGGATTGCGCGGGGCCGGGACCTTGGGCCGTACCGCGGCTTTGAGCGCTTTGCGGGCATGATTGCGATGCCACCCGGTTTGGCACACAACTCCTACGAACGCATTTTCAATGAGGCAACGAATCACCCGTACGCGCGCATTTTTGATGAGTCAACGCGGTCGGTGGGCGGGGGTAGTATCGCTCATATGTTCGATTTGTCGGGGTTGGCGCAGGTCAGCGAGAACGCTGACGAGGCTGCACTGCATCGGCGGATCGAGGAACTGGAGCGGGTGAAGTCCGCGGCGGCGGCCGGGCAGGCTCGCTGTGCGGCGTTGCTGGATGCGAAGCGCCGCGCCGCCGACGCGGCCGCGGGCGTACCGCGCGCCAAACAGGGCCGCGGGGTCGCCTCGGAGGTCGCCCTGGCCCGCCACGATTCCCCCAATTGCGGCAACCGCCACCTCGGGTTGGCCAAGGCCCTGGTGCACGAGATGCCGCACACCATGCGCGCGTTGGAGTCCGGGGTGCTCTCCGAATGGCGCGCCACGTTGATCGTGCGGGAATCGGCCTGCCTATCGGTGGCGGACCGGCGGGTGTTGGACGCCCAGATGTGTGCCGACCTCACCCGACTCGACGGGATGGGCGACGCGCGCATCGAGGCCGAAGCCAAGAAGATTGCCTACCGCCTGGACCCGCAGGCCGTCGTGGACCGGGTCGCCAAGGCCGCCGAGGATCGCACCGTGACCATCCGGCCGGCACCGGACAGCATGGCGCGGGTGACGGTGGTGGTGCCGGTGCAGCAGGGCGTCGGGGTGTTTGCGGCGTTGAAACACCGTGCCGACACCACCTTTGATGGCCGCACCCGCGGTCAGGTGATGGCCGACACGCTCGTCGAGCGGGTCACCGGCCGCCCCGCTGACGTTCCCGAGCCGGTTGCCGTCAATTTGGTCATCTCCGATCAGACCCTGCTCGGTGATGACGAGCACCCCGCGGTCATCGAGGGCTACGGGCCGATGCCCGCGGCGGTGGCCCGCCACTTGGTGCGGGCCGCGGTGGGCGATAAGCGGTCGCGGGCGACGCTGCGGCGGCTGTATCGGCATCCCAAGTCCGGGGCGTTGGTGGCGATGGAGTCGCGGTCGCGCCGGTTTCCCCAGGCGCTTGCCAAGTTCATCGGGTTGCGTGATCAAACCTGCCGCACGCCGTACTGCGACGCCCCGGTCCGGCATCGGGATCATGCCCACCCGCACGCCGCCGGCGGGCCGACCAGTGCGCTCAACGGCCTCGGTGCCTGTGAGCGGTGCAACTACGTCAAAGAATCACCCGGCTGGGAGGTCCGGACCTACCTCGAAAACGGGGTCCACACCGCCGAATTCGTCACCCCCACCGGCGCGCACTACCGCTCGACCGCGCCGCCGCCACCGGGCCCCGTCGAACTCTACGAAAGCGCGACCGAACTACAGGTCGCGATCGAACTCGCACGCTGCCCGCAAGCCGCCTAGCGGCCTAACCGCCCACCTGCGGTAGCTCGTCCGCGGCGATCTCGCACGGCGTCTTACCTGCGGGTGCCACCACCGGCTCGGCCGGTGAAACCGGCACCGCGGGCGGCGCGACAGTGGGCGCAGGTGCCTGCGGCGCAACGGGTTCGGCGGTTTCGACGGGCTCCGCGGGCTCGACGGTGTCTGCAGCTTCGGTTGCGGTATCCACGGGCACTGCCGCCGCGTCCTCCTCGGGTGTCTCGCCTTCAGCTTCGGCGTCGCCGGCTTCAGAGTCGTCAGCTTCGGCGTCGTCAGCTTCGGGATCGTCCGCAGCTTCGTCCGGGTTTTCCTCGTCCAGATCGTCGGATGCGTCCTCATCGTCGGCCCGCTCTGCGACGTCCGGAGTGTCGAACTCGTCCGAGAGCGCAGCGTCGGTCGCAGGCCCGGATGCTCCGTCCGCCGACGATCCGATCAATCCGCCGAACAGGTCGGCCAGTTGTTGACCGATACCCGAGAGCCCCGAACCGAGGCCGGTCAACCCGGCCCCCGTCGGCCCACCGCCGGGCGGCGCACCCCACGCCGCCGGGTCGAACGCCGCGGGACCGGTGGCAGCGGCAGCCGGATCGGCCGCGGGAGGTGCGAGAGGTGGTGCAGGAGAAGCACTCTGAGGAGGCATGAGCGGCGCGCCGATCGGGGCGGCCCAGGGCGGCGGCTCGGCATGGTCGGACGGCATGAAACCGGCGGGAACCGTGCCGGCGCTGACGACGGGCGGATCGGCCGGAACAGCAGCGAACGGGCGCGGTGTCCATGATGGTCCGAGATCGCCGGGGATCTCAAAGACCGGGGCTGGCGTATCGGTGAGTGCGGTGATCGCGGATGCGTACGCGTCGGACACCGCGGTATGAGCCGAGCGCATCGCGGACAGCCACTCCACGCCAATGTCGTTGTCCACGAACGGTTTCACCTGTGCATCCATCAGTTCGCTCGCCGTGTCACGATCCCCTAGACCGGTCCGCACCGTGCGAGCCGCAGCCAACCAGGCCTCCCGCTGCGTCGCACAACGCTGGGCGATCCGCTCGGTGACCGCGACCTTGCCGTCGACGGCCTGCCACAGCTGATCGCGCAGCCAGGCGACGGTGTCGGCGGCTCTGCGCACCGCAGCGACGGCCTGCTGTGCGGTGCCGCCGTGGCGGCCCAGAAACTCCCGCGCGGCCTGCGCCCCGCGCCCCTGCCACGCCTGCGCGAGTGCGCTGAGCTGATCGTCCTGCCGCCGCAGTGCCCGCTCGGCAGATCCCGCGGCCGCGGCCAGCGCCGCACCGTCGGCGTCGAGCACCCGCAGATCCAGGCCGTCCTCGCCTGCGTACCAGTCCTGCACCTGCCCCATATGCGTGGTGAGGTCCGGATGTCGGTAGCCCAAAAGCCCACAGGCCCACACGAATTCGGCGAAATCCTCGACGTTGGCCTGTCCGCTGTCCAAACGTGCTGCCACATCAACGATTTGGGACACGTCTCAGCCCACCCTGGCAGCTGCACCGGCATCGGCAGCGACGTAGCGGTCGGTGGTGCTGCGCAGTACCGCAGCCACCTCGCCTGCCGCGCGGGCCCATTGCCGCAGTGGTGCGGTCCGCTCGTCGAGCGCGGTCCGCAGCGCTTCACCCGAGGCGGTGTGGTCCCGACCGGCCGTGGCGCCGTCGAACCGCAGTCGTATCCCGACACACGACTCGATGATCTCGGCGGCAGCATCGTATTGACGTGCCGCATCCAGCAGTGCCCCGACGTCGACGTGGGCCGCGTCAACTTCTCCCATGCCCGGTTTAGACGCAGCGGGCCGCGGAGCGGTTCCCTTAGTTCTGTGCGCTCACCGATTCGGCCACGCGGACGGCGAGCCGGCGGGCGGTGTCCTCGTCGGCAGCTTCCACCATCACCCGGACCACCTGCTCAGTACCGGACGGCCGCAACAGGATTCGCCCGGTGCTGCCCAGCTGGGCCTCGGCCTCGGCGACCGCGGATTGCACCGAAGGCGACTGCGCCACGGTGGCCTTGTCCGCAACCTGGACGTTGATCAGCACCTGCGGCAGCGTGCGCATCGGCTGCGCCAACTGGGCCAAGCCGGCCCCGGTCTGCGCCATCCGCGACATCAGCCGCAGACCCGTGACGATGCCGTCGCCGGTGGTGCCGAAGCTGCCGATCACGATGTGCCCCGACTGCTCACCGCCGAGGGAGAATTCGCCGGCCCGCAGTTCTTCGAGCACATAGCGGTCCCCGACGCTGGTGGTACGGACCTCGATACCGGCGGCCCGCATGGCCAGATGCAGGCCGAGATTGCTCATCACGGTGGTGACCAGCGTGTTGGACGCCAACTCGTTGGCCTCCTGCATGGCCAGTGCGAGCACGACCATGATGGCGTCGCCGTCGATCACCCGGCCTTCGGCGTCGACCGCCAGACAACGGTCGGCATCGCCGT
It encodes the following:
- a CDS encoding aldo/keto reductase; the encoded protein is MKLSDTRVHERSGLEFTAIGYGGAPIGNFNGVFTDAEARELVDLAWDQGMRYFDTAPGYGNGLSEYRLGHALRDRDRTDTVLSTKVGRVLRPEIDAPTSNGQYLEIPPFVAEFDYSYDGVMRAVEQSMQRMLTDRFDMLFIHDCDHYTHGAAQPELFRQAVVSAFPALESLRDQGVVRAIGFGVNETDVMVEAVKATDVDICLLAGRYTLLEQEPLDTLFPLCAERGIGIVLGGVYNSGVLATGPVCGARFNYGPAPAEIMAKAADLEQICRKHGVALPAVAVQFAYAHPVVTSICLGARNRSQQVRNAELFESPVPQQVWADLRDAGLIRDDAPTP
- a CDS encoding SDR family oxidoreductase, with the protein product MSLKNARVLIIGGTSGIGLGVATAVADRGGIPIVASRRQSSVDHALSTLPDSARGMTVDLTDTTALDQLAEEVGAIEHLVYTAGDTLELAPLSALTTEAINNFMLVRFVGALTAIRVFAPQITPGGSITLTSGTAAERPGLGVLPTGVCGAVNAMTRALALELAPLRVNTVAPGPIRTPLWDTLSEADRQAVYEQFASQLPVGRIGEVGDTARAYVYLMEQEFGTGVVLTVDGGSTLS
- a CDS encoding LysR family transcriptional regulator; translation: MTGPDLDIRKLRYFVAVAEDLNFGRAARRLHIAQPVLSRQIRAFETELGVQLFIRSSRGTQLTAAGTQLLIDAKHLLDEIAAVQQRLRAATPTTTITVGVLPGIRATAAAAAFEAAGLNRRAVVRQVNLLEQVEVVRNGEVDVVYAREPFDHDGLATAALLSEPFDAVLPADDPLAAKPSVRLAELSTRLLLHDPTVLPEWTSLVAPEQRWAPPRNRVRSVEDKLEHVAAREGFVVLPRSTTAYYRRPDIRVVPIEDLGPSEVTLIWNALVDNPIRDEFIAAALACRDDTI
- a CDS encoding ClC family H(+)/Cl(-) exchange transporter, giving the protein MGNLDGQAGSWLRSTLTGWQKPTLRPVDNSGEGAEGLVGFVLAAAMVGALTGLAAASFRLLLDQAAKWRESLSGWANGTWWGLIVVVLICAVCTAVAASLVARVEPNAEGSGIPRVEAVVEGRAQPGRFRILPIKYVGGLLSLGSGLALGREGPSVQMGGSIAVIVASVTRRSQADLRILAAGGAAAGLATAFNAPIAGGVFVLEELVKRFDPRTTLATLVASASGFMVAYPLVHSGTDFHMPQLAEPRLGDAGWVVVAGVVTGVLAVLYNKAIMFGLHKTDTSRWPVEARAAVIGGSVGILVWCAPDLAGGGDNLTQQALLGHGTTWVLIGVLALRFLLGVASYAAGTPGGLFAPMLVLGADTGLIVALVAAHFMPHAAPDPAALALIGMAAFFTASVHAPVTGLILATELTGVTNQLPPMLGACATALLVAMVLRSQPIYGLLADRAATRT
- a CDS encoding HNH endonuclease, coding for MFDLSGLAQVSENADEAALHRRIEELERVKSAAAAGQARCAALLDAKRRAADAAAGVPRAKQGRGVASEVALARHDSPNCGNRHLGLAKALVHEMPHTMRALESGVLSEWRATLIVRESACLSVADRRVLDAQMCADLTRLDGMGDARIEAEAKKIAYRLDPQAVVDRVAKAAEDRTVTIRPAPDSMARVTVVVPVQQGVGVFAALKHRADTTFDGRTRGQVMADTLVERVTGRPADVPEPVAVNLVISDQTLLGDDEHPAVIEGYGPMPAAVARHLVRAAVGDKRSRATLRRLYRHPKSGALVAMESRSRRFPQALAKFIGLRDQTCRTPYCDAPVRHRDHAHPHAAGGPTSALNGLGACERCNYVKESPGWEVRTYLENGVHTAEFVTPTGAHYRSTAPPPPGPVELYESATELQVAIELARCPQAA
- a CDS encoding type VII secretion target — protein: MGEVDAAHVDVGALLDAARQYDAAAEIIESCVGIRLRFDGATAGRDHTASGEALRTALDERTAPLRQWARAAGEVAAVLRSTTDRYVAADAGAAARVG